In one window of Sphingomonas glaciei DNA:
- the lspA gene encoding signal peptidase II: MFVLDQFTKWLVAGPIGLTELGQNIHLLPFFDLTRVHNRGISLGLLTAGSENARWLLVAMTAVIAGVVAWWLTREKQRGDQLALGLVLGGALGNIVDRARLGYVFDFADLHIGEFRPFLVFNVADACISIGVVILILRAFLVREPKPSMTKEPDNA; the protein is encoded by the coding sequence ATGTTCGTCCTCGACCAGTTCACCAAATGGCTGGTGGCCGGGCCGATCGGGCTGACCGAGCTTGGCCAGAACATCCACCTGCTGCCCTTCTTCGACCTGACCCGGGTCCACAATCGCGGGATCTCGCTTGGCCTGCTGACCGCGGGATCGGAGAATGCGCGCTGGCTGCTGGTAGCGATGACCGCGGTGATCGCTGGGGTGGTGGCCTGGTGGCTGACCCGCGAGAAGCAGCGCGGCGACCAGCTGGCGCTCGGCCTGGTGCTGGGCGGCGCGCTCGGCAATATCGTCGACCGCGCCCGGCTTGGATACGTATTCGACTTCGCCGACCTTCACATCGGCGAGTTTCGACCCTTCCTGGTCTTCAATGTCGCCGACGCATGCATTAGCATCGGCGTCGTGATCCTGATATTGCGCGCCTTCCTGGTCCGCGAACCCAAGCCTTCGATGACGAAAGAGCCTGACAATGCGTAA
- the ileS gene encoding isoleucine--tRNA ligase: MSDEQTPTKRDASEKRDWRDTVFLPKTGFPMKAGLPQKEPAILARWKEADLYGQLRTAREGREKFILHDGPPYANGDIHIGHVLNKTLKDLVVRTQSLLGKDAPYVPGWDCHGLPIEWKVEEQYRKKKRDKDEVPPAEFRAECRAYAQHWVDVQREQFQRLGILGAWDKPYLTMDFSAEATIVGELCKVAESGQLYRGAKPVMWSPVEKTALAEAEIEYEDVTSTQIDVAFEIVESPVPELVGAHAVVWTTTPWTIPVNQAIAFGEDIPYFVWHLADGRRILLAFELKNEFEKRTGLHLTWPGASEGEVHQNVVERMAAHKIKGSELAGTIARHPMHHLGGFFARPRPLIAAPHVTTDAGTGLVHMAPDHGEEDFEACKAVGIDPVFAVEGDGKYREDWLWLGGQGSVINTKFNGPDGPICTDLREAGALLSAGDFRHSYPHSWRSKARVIYRCTPQWFVAMDRPLSHLPALSRAEQRWEGEGGNTVIDEEAHAGSPTLRELALQSIADTRFVPDKGRNRIGSMVEGRPDWVLSRQRAWGVPITLFVDRKSGKYLVDPEVNARIVAAIRDKGVDAWTAEGAAQRFLGDGRNPDDYEQVTDILDVWFDSGCTHVFTLESGHWPEQRWPADLYLEGSDQHRGWFQSSLLESCATRGRAPYDTVLTHGFTMDSKGMKMSKSLGNTVNPLDLMKETGADILRLWVASVDFTEDHRIGKEILAGVSDSYRKIRNTFRYLLGALEGFEEAERVTDLAEMPELERYMAALLSQLDEELKAALNAYDFNGYARALSDFCNNDLSAFYFDIRKDCLYCDAPGDPKRRAYRSLLDTLFHALVRWFAPILVFTTEEVWATRYPDAASVHLSDWPELPDGADRRLLEIWTSYRALREQVTAEIEPMRREKVIGSSLEAQVAIGLPDSADRPMLSADELAELFIVSEVLLDTGSVVEGPAVIAHRTDLHKCGRCWRHLPEVDEDGDLCARCEEVVA; encoded by the coding sequence ATGTCCGACGAGCAAACCCCAACCAAGCGCGACGCCTCTGAGAAGAGGGACTGGCGCGACACCGTCTTCCTGCCCAAGACCGGCTTTCCGATGAAGGCCGGCCTGCCGCAGAAGGAGCCGGCGATCCTGGCCCGCTGGAAGGAGGCCGACCTCTACGGCCAGCTCCGCACGGCGCGCGAAGGCCGCGAAAAGTTCATCCTCCACGATGGCCCGCCCTACGCCAATGGCGACATCCACATCGGCCACGTCCTCAACAAGACGCTGAAGGACCTCGTCGTCCGCACCCAGTCGCTGCTGGGCAAGGACGCGCCTTACGTGCCCGGCTGGGACTGCCACGGCCTGCCGATCGAGTGGAAGGTCGAGGAGCAGTATCGCAAAAAGAAGCGCGACAAGGACGAGGTCCCGCCGGCCGAGTTCCGCGCCGAATGCCGCGCCTACGCCCAGCATTGGGTCGATGTGCAGCGCGAACAGTTCCAGCGGCTCGGCATCCTTGGGGCATGGGACAAGCCCTATCTGACGATGGATTTCAGCGCCGAGGCGACCATCGTCGGCGAATTGTGCAAGGTGGCGGAGAGCGGCCAGCTCTACCGCGGCGCCAAGCCGGTGATGTGGAGCCCGGTCGAAAAGACCGCGCTGGCCGAAGCCGAGATCGAATATGAGGACGTCACCTCGACCCAGATCGACGTCGCGTTCGAGATCGTCGAGAGCCCGGTGCCCGAGCTGGTCGGCGCACACGCGGTGGTGTGGACGACGACGCCGTGGACCATTCCGGTCAACCAGGCGATCGCCTTTGGCGAGGACATCCCATATTTCGTCTGGCACTTGGCAGACGGGCGTCGGATACTGCTGGCCTTCGAGCTCAAAAACGAGTTCGAGAAGCGAACAGGCCTACATCTTACTTGGCCCGGTGCCAGTGAGGGTGAAGTCCACCAAAATGTCGTCGAACGGATGGCTGCTCACAAGATTAAGGGCTCCGAACTCGCCGGCACCATCGCCCGCCACCCGATGCATCACCTCGGCGGCTTTTTCGCCAGGCCGCGCCCGCTGATCGCGGCGCCGCACGTCACCACCGACGCCGGCACCGGCCTCGTCCACATGGCGCCCGACCATGGCGAGGAAGATTTCGAGGCGTGCAAGGCGGTCGGCATTGACCCCGTCTTCGCAGTCGAGGGCGACGGCAAGTATCGCGAGGACTGGCTGTGGCTGGGCGGGCAGGGTTCGGTCATCAACACCAAGTTCAACGGTCCCGACGGTCCGATCTGCACCGACCTGCGCGAAGCCGGCGCGCTGCTGAGCGCGGGCGATTTCCGCCACTCCTATCCGCACTCGTGGCGCTCCAAGGCCCGCGTCATTTATCGCTGCACACCGCAATGGTTCGTGGCGATGGACCGCCCGTTGTCACACCTGCCGGCCCTGTCGCGCGCCGAACAGCGCTGGGAAGGCGAGGGCGGCAACACCGTGATCGATGAAGAGGCGCACGCCGGCTCACCGACGCTGCGCGAACTGGCGCTACAGTCGATCGCCGACACGCGCTTCGTCCCCGACAAGGGTCGCAACCGCATCGGCTCGATGGTCGAGGGCCGACCCGACTGGGTGCTCAGCCGCCAGCGCGCCTGGGGCGTGCCGATCACCCTGTTCGTCGACCGTAAGAGCGGCAAGTACCTGGTCGATCCGGAGGTGAACGCCCGCATCGTCGCCGCCATCCGCGACAAGGGCGTCGACGCCTGGACCGCCGAAGGCGCCGCTCAGCGCTTCCTAGGCGACGGCCGCAATCCCGACGATTACGAGCAGGTCACCGACATCCTCGATGTCTGGTTCGACAGCGGCTGCACCCATGTCTTCACGCTGGAAAGCGGCCACTGGCCCGAGCAGCGCTGGCCTGCCGACCTCTATCTCGAAGGCTCTGACCAGCATCGCGGCTGGTTCCAGTCCTCGCTGCTGGAAAGCTGCGCGACCCGCGGCCGGGCGCCCTACGACACGGTGCTGACCCACGGCTTCACCATGGATTCCAAGGGCATGAAAATGTCCAAGAGCCTTGGGAACACCGTCAACCCGCTCGACCTGATGAAGGAAACCGGGGCCGATATCCTGCGCCTGTGGGTCGCTTCGGTCGATTTCACCGAGGACCACCGCATCGGCAAGGAGATCCTCGCCGGCGTGTCCGACAGCTACCGGAAGATCCGCAACACCTTCCGCTATCTCCTCGGCGCGCTGGAAGGGTTTGAGGAAGCCGAGCGGGTCACCGATCTGGCCGAGATGCCCGAGCTCGAGCGCTACATGGCAGCGCTGCTCAGCCAGCTCGACGAGGAACTGAAGGCGGCGCTCAATGCCTATGACTTCAACGGCTACGCCCGTGCGCTCAGCGATTTCTGCAACAACGATCTGTCGGCCTTCTACTTCGATATCCGCAAGGATTGCCTCTATTGCGACGCGCCCGGCGACCCGAAGCGCCGTGCCTATCGCAGCCTGCTCGATACCCTGTTCCACGCCCTGGTCCGCTGGTTCGCCCCGATCCTCGTATTCACGACCGAGGAAGTGTGGGCGACCCGCTACCCCGACGCGGCGTCGGTCCACCTAAGCGACTGGCCGGAATTGCCCGACGGCGCCGATCGCCGCCTGCTGGAGATCTGGACAAGTTACCGCGCGCTGCGTGAGCAGGTCACGGCCGAGATCGAACCGATGCGGCGCGAAAAGGTGATCGGCTCCAGCCTCGAGGCCCAGGTTGCGATCGGGCTGCCCGACAGCGCCGACCGCCCGATGCTGTCGGCGGACGAACTGGCCGAATTGTTCATCGTCTCCGAAGTACTGCTCGACACCGGCAGCGTGGTCGAGGGGCCGGCGGTGATCGCCCACCGCACCGACCTCCACAAGTGTGGCCGTTGCTGGCGGCACCTGCCCGAGGTGGACGAGGACGGCGACCTGTGCGCCCGCTGCGAAGAGGTGGTGGCGTGA
- a CDS encoding bifunctional riboflavin kinase/FAD synthetase: MQRFSLSDGIPEAFRNSVVALGNFDGFHLGHQAVVGRAVARAAHERRPAVVATFDPHPVRFFKPDAPPFRLTSLDQRESLFAAAGADAMLVFDFDAALAATSAEDFVELLAGEVGAAAVVTGEDFTFGARRGGNAAVLRELGAAHGLAAEAVSPVALGDEPVSSSRIRQALAAGDPGTATRLLTRPFAIRGTVGHGDKRGRELGYPTANLTLGDYQRPAYGIYAVRVRLPNGREAAGVANVGIRPTFEPPVELLEAYLFDWSGNLYGQEIEVALHHFLRPERRFDGMEALAEQMRSDEAEARRLLL, from the coding sequence ATGCAGCGCTTCTCCCTGAGCGACGGCATTCCGGAAGCCTTCCGGAATTCGGTCGTCGCACTCGGCAATTTCGATGGGTTTCACCTCGGCCACCAAGCGGTGGTCGGGCGCGCCGTCGCACGCGCGGCGCATGAGCGGCGCCCGGCGGTGGTCGCCACCTTCGATCCCCATCCGGTGCGCTTCTTCAAGCCCGACGCTCCGCCGTTCCGGCTGACTAGCCTCGACCAGCGCGAATCGCTGTTCGCCGCGGCCGGCGCGGATGCGATGTTGGTGTTCGATTTCGATGCCGCCTTGGCCGCGACTAGCGCCGAGGACTTCGTCGAACTGCTCGCCGGCGAGGTCGGCGCGGCGGCTGTCGTGACCGGTGAGGACTTTACCTTCGGCGCACGGCGCGGCGGCAATGCCGCGGTGCTGCGTGAACTCGGCGCCGCCCACGGCCTCGCCGCCGAGGCGGTGTCCCCGGTAGCGCTAGGCGACGAGCCGGTCAGCTCCAGCCGAATCCGCCAGGCGCTGGCGGCGGGCGATCCGGGTACCGCCACCCGCCTGCTGACCCGTCCCTTCGCAATCCGCGGAACTGTCGGGCACGGCGACAAGCGCGGGCGCGAGCTTGGCTATCCCACCGCTAACTTGACGCTGGGTGATTACCAGCGCCCGGCCTACGGTATCTATGCGGTGCGGGTGCGCCTGCCCAACGGGCGCGAGGCGGCGGGGGTCGCCAACGTCGGCATCCGCCCGACCTTCGAGCCTCCGGTCGAGCTGCTCGAAGCCTATCTGTTCGACTGGTCGGGTAACCTCTACGGCCAGGAGATCGAGGTCGCGCTGCACCATTTCCTCCGGCCCGAGCGGCGGTTCGACGGCATGGAGGCGCTGGCCGAACAGATGCGCAGCGACGAGGCCGAGGCCCGGCGGTTGCTGCTCTAG
- the rpsM gene encoding 30S ribosomal protein S13, producing the protein MARIAGVNIPTNKRVEIALTYIHGIGRTKAKEIATKLNIASERRVQDLSDQEVLQIREAIDADHTVEGDLRRETAMNIKRLMDLACYRGLRHRKGLPVRGQRTHTNARTRKGKAKPIAGKKK; encoded by the coding sequence ATGGCACGTATCGCCGGGGTCAACATCCCCACCAACAAGCGCGTCGAAATCGCGCTGACCTACATCCACGGCATTGGTCGCACCAAGGCCAAGGAAATCGCCACCAAGCTGAACATCGCTTCCGAGCGTCGCGTTCAGGACCTGTCGGACCAGGAAGTCCTGCAGATCCGCGAAGCGATCGACGCCGATCACACGGTCGAGGGTGACCTCCGCCGTGAGACCGCGATGAACATCAAGCGGCTGATGGACCTCGCCTGCTACCGTGGCCTGCGCCACCGCAAGGGCCTTCCGGTCCGTGGCCAGCGCACGCACACCAATGCGCGCACCCGCAAGGGCAAGGCCAAGCCGATCGCGGGCAAGAAGAAGTAA
- the rpsK gene encoding 30S ribosomal protein S11 produces the protein MAREPQRLRRRERKNISAGVAHVNASFNNTMITITDAQGNAIAWSSAGMMGFKGSRKSTPYAAQVAAEDAGRKAADHGVRTLEVEVKGPGSGRESALRALQAVGFQITSIRDVTPIPHNGVRPSKRRRV, from the coding sequence ATGGCACGCGAACCTCAGCGCCTTCGGCGCCGTGAGCGCAAGAACATCTCGGCGGGCGTCGCCCACGTGAATGCAAGCTTCAACAACACCATGATCACCATCACCGACGCGCAGGGCAATGCGATTGCCTGGTCGAGCGCCGGCATGATGGGCTTCAAGGGCAGCCGCAAGTCGACCCCGTACGCCGCGCAGGTCGCGGCCGAAGACGCCGGCCGCAAGGCCGCCGACCACGGCGTCCGCACCCTCGAGGTCGAGGTCAAGGGACCGGGTTCGGGCCGCGAAAGCGCGCTTCGTGCGCTTCAGGCGGTCGGTTTCCAGATCACTTCGATCCGCGACGTGACCCCGATCCCGCACAATGGTGTCCGTCCGAGCAAGCGTCGCCGCGTCTAA
- a CDS encoding DNA-directed RNA polymerase subunit alpha, whose protein sequence is MAVNAKNWQELKKPNALERKVGGDARRKAVFVAEPLERGFGMTLGNSLRRVLLSSLQGAAITSIKIEGVLHEFSSLAGVREDVTDIVLNTKQVALKFEGEGPKRLHLTATGPGPVTAGQIQTSGDIEITNPELVICHLDQGATLNMELTADVGKGYVAAAANRPLDAPIGLIPIDSLYSPVRQVAYKVENTRVGQELDYDKLTLTVETDGTVSPEEAVGYAARILQDQLALFVGFDDQSYRAASPMIGQAAPAAPMAGGAVPETTDTNQLNRYLLKKVDELELSVRSANCLKNDNIIYIGDLVQKTEAEMLRTPNFGRKSLNEIKEVLASMGLRLGMDIPGWPPENIEEMAKKLEQEMLG, encoded by the coding sequence ATGGCCGTCAACGCAAAGAACTGGCAGGAACTGAAGAAGCCCAACGCGCTCGAGCGCAAGGTCGGTGGCGATGCCCGCCGCAAGGCCGTGTTCGTGGCCGAGCCGCTGGAGCGCGGCTTCGGCATGACGCTCGGCAACTCGCTGCGCCGCGTGCTTCTGTCCAGCCTGCAGGGCGCCGCGATCACCTCGATCAAGATCGAAGGCGTGCTGCATGAATTCTCGAGCCTCGCCGGGGTTCGCGAGGACGTCACCGACATCGTCCTCAACACCAAGCAGGTCGCGCTGAAGTTCGAAGGCGAAGGCCCCAAGCGCCTTCACCTGACCGCCACCGGCCCGGGCCCGGTCACCGCCGGCCAGATCCAGACCAGCGGCGACATCGAGATCACCAACCCCGAGCTGGTCATCTGCCATCTTGACCAGGGCGCCACGCTCAACATGGAACTGACCGCGGACGTCGGTAAGGGCTATGTCGCGGCCGCCGCCAACCGTCCGCTCGACGCGCCGATCGGCCTGATCCCGATCGACTCGCTCTACAGCCCGGTCCGCCAGGTCGCCTACAAGGTCGAGAACACCCGCGTCGGCCAGGAACTGGACTATGACAAGCTGACCCTGACCGTCGAGACCGACGGCACCGTCAGCCCCGAGGAAGCCGTCGGCTATGCCGCGCGCATCCTCCAGGACCAGCTCGCGCTGTTCGTCGGCTTCGACGACCAGAGCTACCGTGCGGCCTCGCCGATGATCGGCCAGGCGGCGCCTGCCGCTCCGATGGCGGGCGGCGCGGTGCCGGAGACCACCGACACCAACCAGCTCAACCGTTACCTCCTCAAGAAGGTGGACGAGCTGGAATTGTCGGTCCGTTCGGCCAACTGCCTCAAGAACGACAACATCATCTACATCGGCGACCTAGTCCAGAAGACCGAGGCCGAGATGCTCCGCACGCCGAACTTCGGCCGCAAGAGCCTCAACGAGATCAAGGAAGTCCTTGCCTCGATGGGCCTGCGCCTCGGCATGGACATCCCCGGCTGGCCGCCGGAGAACATCGAAGAGATGGCCAAGAAGCTTGAGCAGGAAATGCTCGGCTGA
- the rplQ gene encoding 50S ribosomal protein L17, which produces MRHRVGHRKLQRTSAHRAAMFRNMAAALIKHEQITTTLAKAKELRPYTEKLVTLAKKGGLSNRRLAHARILDDAQLVKLFDVLAERYAGRSGGYCRVVKAGIRMSDAAQMAIIEFVDRDVSAKGQDSGPVMIDDEDDQLAA; this is translated from the coding sequence ATGCGACATCGCGTTGGCCATCGTAAGCTGCAGCGGACCTCGGCCCACCGCGCGGCCATGTTCCGCAACATGGCGGCTGCGCTCATTAAGCATGAGCAGATCACCACCACCCTCGCCAAGGCGAAGGAGCTTCGTCCCTACACCGAGAAGCTCGTCACGCTCGCCAAGAAGGGTGGCCTGTCCAACCGCCGCCTGGCCCACGCCCGAATCCTCGACGACGCGCAGCTGGTGAAGCTGTTCGACGTCCTGGCCGAGCGCTACGCCGGTCGCAGCGGCGGCTACTGCCGCGTGGTCAAGGCCGGCATCCGCATGTCGGACGCCGCGCAGATGGCGATCATCGAATTCGTCGACCGCGACGTCTCGGCCAAGGGCCAGGATTCGGGCCCGGTGATGATCGACGACGAGGACGATCAGCTGGCCGCCTAA
- a CDS encoding undecaprenyl-diphosphate phosphatase, with amino-acid sequence MPVLWLVVILGIVEGLTEYLPVSSTGHLILATELLGFRAADWEAFNVAIQPGAIFAIVVLYWRTFWDVFTGLFRKEAGAWRFVRNLVVACVPAVVLALLFGDHIEKLLGNAVVVCWALIIGGVAILILEKVVRPKECNGVQNLSLRQSAMIGAVQCLAMVPGVSRSGATILGAMALGVDRKTAAEFSFFLAMPTLSGATAYYLLKHHDRIAPDMVGNILIGSLVSFVVAIVVVKLFVGFVTRYGFAPFAWYRIVAGAAALAWLTLR; translated from the coding sequence ATGCCCGTTCTCTGGCTGGTCGTCATCCTCGGCATCGTCGAGGGGCTTACCGAATATCTGCCGGTCTCCTCCACCGGTCACCTGATCCTGGCGACCGAGTTGCTCGGCTTCCGGGCTGCAGATTGGGAGGCGTTCAACGTCGCGATCCAGCCGGGCGCGATCTTCGCCATCGTGGTGCTCTACTGGCGGACCTTCTGGGACGTCTTCACCGGCCTGTTCCGCAAGGAAGCAGGCGCGTGGCGGTTCGTCCGCAACCTGGTGGTCGCCTGCGTGCCGGCGGTGGTGCTGGCTTTGCTGTTCGGCGATCATATCGAGAAGCTGCTGGGCAATGCGGTGGTGGTGTGCTGGGCGCTGATCATCGGCGGGGTGGCGATCCTGATCCTCGAAAAGGTTGTCCGCCCAAAGGAGTGCAACGGCGTCCAGAACCTGTCGCTGCGGCAGTCCGCGATGATCGGCGCGGTGCAGTGCCTGGCGATGGTCCCGGGGGTCAGCCGCTCGGGCGCGACCATCCTGGGTGCGATGGCGCTCGGCGTCGACCGCAAGACCGCGGCGGAGTTCAGCTTCTTCCTGGCGATGCCGACCCTGTCGGGTGCCACCGCTTACTACCTGCTGAAGCACCATGACCGGATCGCGCCCGACATGGTCGGCAACATCCTGATCGGCAGTCTGGTCAGCTTCGTGGTCGCGATCGTGGTGGTGAAGTTGTTCGTCGGGTTCGTCACCCGCTACGGCTTCGCGCCGTTCGCCTGGTACCGCATCGTCGCCGGCGCGGCGGCCTTGGCCTGGCTCACGCTGCGCTGA
- a CDS encoding complex I NDUFA9 subunit family protein has product MTASDWQERIITVFGGGGFIGRYVCEALFKTGVRVRVAQRTPRNAFFLQPLASVGQLDLVRTDFTRPDSLEAAVEGAWGVINLVGAFGGKLGAVHGDAPGRIAELAAQHGAASLVHVSAIGVAKDSVSFYARTKAEGEEKVRAAYPAATIIRPSVVFGQEDQFTNRFAGMSRLPVVPVLGGSTRFQPIFVRDLGAAIAKAAQEPERFAGQTFELGGPDVLTMHELNRVIAQAAGRKPGLVDLPNFVGDAMSRLGFLPGAPITRDQWIMLQKDNVATGPGLEAFGIQPTPLAAVAPEWLDRFNEGGRFANRRAQAKAG; this is encoded by the coding sequence ATGACGGCGAGCGACTGGCAAGAGCGGATCATCACGGTTTTCGGCGGCGGCGGCTTTATCGGCCGCTACGTCTGCGAGGCCTTGTTCAAGACGGGCGTCCGGGTCCGCGTCGCCCAGCGCACGCCCCGCAATGCCTTCTTCCTGCAGCCGCTTGCATCGGTCGGGCAGCTCGACCTGGTGCGGACCGATTTCACCCGGCCCGACAGCCTCGAAGCCGCTGTCGAGGGCGCTTGGGGCGTGATCAACCTGGTTGGGGCGTTCGGCGGCAAGCTTGGCGCGGTGCATGGCGATGCGCCGGGCCGGATCGCCGAGCTGGCAGCGCAGCATGGTGCCGCGAGCCTGGTGCATGTCTCCGCGATCGGCGTCGCCAAGGACAGCGTCTCCTTCTACGCCCGGACCAAGGCCGAGGGCGAGGAGAAGGTCCGCGCGGCCTACCCCGCCGCCACCATCATCCGGCCCAGCGTGGTGTTCGGCCAGGAAGACCAGTTCACCAACCGCTTCGCCGGCATGAGCCGGTTGCCCGTGGTGCCAGTGCTGGGTGGCAGCACGCGCTTCCAGCCGATCTTCGTCCGCGACCTTGGTGCCGCCATCGCCAAGGCGGCGCAGGAGCCCGAGCGCTTCGCCGGTCAGACCTTCGAGCTTGGCGGCCCCGACGTCCTCACCATGCATGAACTGAACCGCGTCATCGCCCAGGCCGCCGGCCGCAAGCCGGGCCTGGTGGACCTGCCCAATTTCGTCGGCGATGCGATGAGCCGGCTCGGCTTCCTGCCTGGCGCGCCGATCACCCGCGACCAGTGGATCATGCTGCAGAAGGACAATGTCGCGACCGGGCCCGGGCTCGAGGCCTTCGGGATCCAGCCGACGCCGCTCGCCGCCGTCGCGCCCGAGTGGCTCGACCGCTTCAACGAAGGCGGCCGCTTCGCCAATCGCCGCGCCCAGGCCAAGGCCGGCTAA
- a CDS encoding DUF2231 domain-containing protein: MASTTAPRRVIHPVHALFLACSLPLFLGAMLADWAYSSTQSVQWINFAAWLNAGALVFAGAALLWAAIDFLRADVRRDARSALYLLVLITTLVVGFITALVHGKDAWAAMPAGLTLSVITFLLALAAVWLGFSTLRAGVVR; this comes from the coding sequence ATGGCCAGCACGACCGCGCCGCGACGGGTGATCCACCCGGTGCACGCCTTATTCCTCGCCTGCAGCCTTCCCTTGTTCCTCGGCGCGATGCTGGCCGACTGGGCCTATTCCTCCACCCAGTCCGTGCAGTGGATCAACTTCGCTGCCTGGCTGAACGCCGGGGCGCTGGTGTTTGCCGGGGCGGCGCTGCTGTGGGCGGCGATCGATTTCCTGCGCGCCGACGTCCGGCGCGACGCCCGCTCCGCGCTTTATCTGCTGGTGCTAATTACGACGCTGGTCGTCGGCTTCATCACCGCGCTGGTCCACGGCAAGGACGCGTGGGCGGCGATGCCCGCCGGCCTTACCCTCTCCGTCATCACCTTCCTGCTCGCGCTGGCCGCGGTGTGGTTGGGCTTTTCGACCCTTCGTGCGGGAGTTGTCCGGTGA
- a CDS encoding PQQ-dependent sugar dehydrogenase, translating to MNRLPLLALTLALASCGGDPEVTQYGPQPDLPKPQRGLIPTMTIASPAGWGDRRPAVPEGYRVTPIATDLKIPRQTLVLPNGDILVAEGKGGGDAPILRPKDLIAGYFKRKGTSSVKGGNRLTLLRDANGDGIYEGRTVFAENLNAPYGLALVGNRLFVANQDSLVRFDYQPGQTRASSPPVLVTRLPAEINHHWTKSLAASADGRFLFVGIGSNSNIGERGMSVEEERAMVWQIDAETGAHRRFATGIRNPTALAVQPGSGQLFAVVNERDELGPNLVPDYLTSVRAGAFYGWPYAYWGPNPDRRVQPFKAEMVSQAVRPDYSLQSHTAPLGLAFSGAAMGARFADGVFVGMHGSWNREQPVGYKVVFVPFRGGRPSGAPVDFVTGMQADGKTFGRPVGVTVDPRGALIVADDLSNTLWRVSPTEAPARVASAG from the coding sequence GTGAACCGCCTTCCCCTGCTCGCCCTGACCCTTGCCCTCGCCTCCTGCGGCGGAGACCCTGAGGTCACGCAATACGGCCCGCAGCCGGACCTGCCCAAGCCCCAGCGCGGGCTGATCCCGACCATGACCATCGCCAGTCCCGCAGGCTGGGGCGACCGCCGCCCCGCAGTGCCCGAGGGCTATCGGGTGACGCCGATCGCCACCGACCTCAAGATCCCGCGCCAGACCCTGGTGCTTCCCAATGGCGACATCCTGGTCGCCGAAGGCAAGGGCGGCGGCGATGCTCCGATCCTCCGCCCCAAGGATCTGATCGCGGGTTATTTCAAGCGAAAGGGCACGAGTTCGGTCAAGGGCGGCAACCGCCTGACGCTGCTGCGCGACGCCAATGGCGACGGTATATACGAGGGACGCACGGTGTTCGCCGAGAACCTCAACGCCCCGTACGGCCTGGCGCTGGTCGGCAACAGACTGTTCGTCGCCAACCAGGATTCGTTGGTCCGCTTTGACTATCAACCTGGCCAGACCCGGGCGAGCAGCCCGCCGGTATTGGTCACCCGCCTTCCGGCCGAGATCAACCATCACTGGACCAAGTCGCTGGCGGCGAGTGCCGACGGGCGGTTCCTGTTCGTCGGCATTGGCTCCAACAGCAATATCGGCGAGCGCGGGATGTCGGTCGAGGAAGAGCGCGCGATGGTCTGGCAGATCGATGCCGAGACCGGCGCCCACCGCCGCTTTGCCACCGGGATCCGCAATCCCACCGCGCTCGCGGTCCAGCCGGGCAGCGGCCAGCTGTTCGCGGTGGTCAACGAGCGGGACGAACTCGGCCCCAATCTCGTTCCCGATTACCTGACCTCGGTCCGCGCCGGCGCCTTTTATGGCTGGCCCTATGCCTATTGGGGCCCCAACCCCGATCGCCGCGTGCAGCCGTTCAAGGCGGAGATGGTCAGCCAGGCGGTCCGCCCCGACTATTCGCTGCAGTCGCATACCGCGCCGCTCGGCCTTGCTTTCTCGGGCGCCGCAATGGGCGCGCGCTTCGCGGACGGTGTGTTTGTCGGCATGCACGGCAGCTGGAACCGTGAGCAGCCGGTCGGCTACAAGGTGGTGTTCGTGCCGTTCCGCGGCGGGCGGCCGTCAGGTGCGCCGGTCGATTTCGTCACCGGCATGCAGGCGGACGGCAAGACCTTCGGACGGCCGGTCGGCGTCACCGTCGATCCACGCGGCGCGCTGATCGTGGCGGACGATCTTTCCAACACGCTCTGGCGGGTCTCTCCCACCGAGGCTCCGGCGCGGGTCGCATCGGCAGGGTAA